The following proteins are co-located in the Rhodococcus opacus B4 genome:
- a CDS encoding polyprenol monophosphomannose synthase produces the protein MESVAPKVTVVVPTYNERDNLPKIVELLAALDIPNLHVLVVDDNSPDGTGEVADTLAQSGPIPVGVLHRTVKDGLGRAYVAGMTRALSEGADIVIQMDADLSHPTEAIPRMVETLTTTDAAVVLGSRYVAGGAVASDWPWHRKALSAWANFYVNAILRLRVKDATAGFKAWHADTLRAIDVEGVQSNGYAFQVEMNYRTVQRGMTIAEVPIRFEERTDGVSKMSLAVQLESARVPWKLRFSRDAAQPSRVRG, from the coding sequence ATGGAAAGCGTCGCCCCGAAGGTAACCGTCGTCGTCCCGACCTACAACGAACGCGACAACCTGCCCAAGATCGTCGAGCTTCTCGCGGCGTTGGACATCCCGAACCTGCATGTGCTGGTCGTCGACGACAACTCGCCGGACGGCACCGGTGAGGTGGCCGACACGCTCGCGCAGAGCGGTCCGATCCCGGTCGGGGTGCTGCACCGGACCGTGAAGGACGGCCTCGGGCGGGCCTACGTCGCGGGCATGACCCGGGCGTTGTCCGAGGGCGCGGACATCGTGATCCAGATGGACGCCGACCTGTCGCACCCCACCGAGGCCATCCCGCGGATGGTGGAGACGCTGACGACGACGGATGCAGCCGTCGTGCTCGGCTCCCGCTACGTGGCGGGCGGCGCGGTCGCCAGCGACTGGCCGTGGCACCGCAAGGCGCTGTCGGCGTGGGCGAACTTCTACGTCAACGCGATCCTGCGGTTGCGGGTCAAGGACGCGACCGCCGGGTTCAAGGCGTGGCACGCCGACACGCTGCGGGCCATCGACGTCGAGGGCGTGCAGAGCAACGGGTACGCGTTCCAGGTGGAGATGAACTACCGGACGGTGCAGCGCGGCATGACGATCGCCGAGGTCCCGATCCGGTTCGAGGAACGCACCGACGGCGTGTCCAAGATGAGCCTCGCGGTGCAACTCGAATCGGCGCGGGTCCCGTGGAAGCTGCGGTTCAGTCGTGACGCAGCGCAGCCGAGCCGAGTACGCGGCTGA
- a CDS encoding TIGR03618 family F420-dependent PPOX class oxidoreductase, with product MDRTPSTPIRLPDAALAFLGEYHLGTLTTLRKNGTPHVVAVGFTWDQEHGLARVITNGSSQKALNAERGGYGAVSQVDGPRWMTLEGPARVLTDPESVADAVARYAARYRQPRVNPTRVVVEIAVSRVLGSAALRHD from the coding sequence ATGGACCGCACCCCCTCCACCCCGATCCGCCTGCCCGACGCGGCACTCGCCTTCCTCGGCGAATACCACCTCGGGACGCTCACCACGCTGCGCAAGAACGGCACCCCGCACGTCGTCGCCGTCGGCTTCACCTGGGATCAGGAGCACGGGCTGGCGCGGGTCATCACCAACGGCTCCTCCCAGAAGGCCCTCAACGCCGAACGGGGAGGGTACGGCGCCGTCAGTCAGGTGGACGGACCGCGCTGGATGACACTCGAAGGTCCCGCCCGGGTCCTCACCGACCCCGAATCCGTCGCCGACGCCGTCGCCCGCTACGCCGCGAGGTACCGCCAGCCCCGGGTGAACCCGACACGGGTGGTCGTGGAGATCGCCGTCAGCCGCGTACTCGGCTCGGCTGCGCTGCGTCACGACTGA
- a CDS encoding M24 family metallopeptidase encodes MSSLGASTSRFPTTIYADRIARAGALARDAGLDGLLITPGPDLRYLLGSRAESFERLTCLVIPANGDTASVVVPRLELAALTESATSDLGLTVRDWVDGVDPYALVSGLLPSPARTAVTDAMPALHLIPLSEALGALPILATEVLRELRMVKDDAEIDALRRAGQAIDRVHARMGEFLKVGRTEAEVAADITAAILEEGHTEAAFVIVGSGPHGADPHHEVSERVVESGDVVVIDIGGPVEPGYNSDSTRTYSMGEPDPGVAEKFAVLEEAQAAAVALVRPGVTAEAVDAAARDLLAAQGLAEVFVHRTGHGIGLSVHEEPYIVSGNSIELTEGMAFSVEPGIYFRGEWGARIEDIVVVTADGCEPVNTRPHGLTVLPG; translated from the coding sequence ATGAGTTCCCTCGGCGCATCGACTTCACGTTTCCCGACCACCATCTATGCCGACCGGATCGCGCGCGCAGGCGCTCTGGCCCGCGACGCCGGACTCGACGGCCTCCTCATCACGCCCGGACCCGACCTGCGGTATCTGCTGGGTTCACGCGCGGAGTCGTTCGAACGCCTCACCTGCCTGGTGATCCCGGCGAACGGCGACACAGCGTCCGTGGTCGTGCCGCGGCTCGAACTGGCCGCGCTGACCGAATCGGCCACGTCCGACCTGGGTCTGACGGTGCGCGACTGGGTGGACGGGGTGGACCCGTACGCGCTGGTGTCGGGGCTGCTGCCGTCTCCTGCGCGGACCGCCGTGACGGATGCGATGCCCGCGCTGCACCTGATTCCGTTGTCGGAGGCGCTCGGGGCGCTGCCGATCCTGGCCACCGAGGTGCTGCGGGAGCTGCGGATGGTCAAGGACGATGCGGAGATCGACGCGCTGCGCCGGGCCGGTCAGGCCATCGACCGGGTTCACGCCCGGATGGGGGAGTTCCTGAAGGTCGGCCGCACCGAGGCCGAGGTGGCGGCCGACATCACCGCCGCGATCCTCGAGGAGGGGCACACCGAGGCGGCGTTCGTGATCGTCGGATCGGGGCCGCACGGCGCCGATCCGCACCACGAGGTGTCCGAGCGGGTCGTCGAGTCGGGTGACGTGGTGGTCATCGACATCGGGGGACCGGTCGAGCCCGGTTACAACTCCGACTCCACCCGCACGTACAGCATGGGTGAGCCCGATCCGGGTGTGGCCGAGAAGTTCGCGGTCCTCGAGGAGGCGCAGGCGGCGGCGGTCGCCCTGGTGCGTCCCGGCGTCACCGCCGAGGCGGTCGACGCGGCCGCCAGGGACCTGCTGGCCGCGCAGGGTCTCGCCGAGGTGTTCGTGCACCGGACCGGGCACGGAATCGGCTTGTCGGTGCACGAGGAGCCGTACATCGTCTCGGGTAATTCGATCGAACTGACCGAGGGGATGGCCTTCAGCGTGGAGCCGGGAATCTACTTCCGCGGGGAGTGGGGTGCCCGCATCGAGGACATCGTCGTCGTGACCGCCGACGGCTGTGAGCCGGTCAACACCCGGCCGCACGGGCTGACCGTTCTCCCGGGCTGA
- a CDS encoding cobalt-precorrin-6A reductase, protein MSRILILGGTGEARALAAALADVPGVEAVSSLAGRVRDPRLPAGEVRIGGFGGAAGLAEWLCAHPVDAIVDATHPFAAQITRNAADAAHRRGIPLVVLRRPEWAPRPGEHWHTAPDLARAADLLPGLGTRIFLTIGRQGVDVFAGLHALWFLIRAIDPPDVAMPPQSTLLLARGPFAVAGETALMREHRIDVLVTKNSGGGQTDAKLDAARALGIPVLMIRRPPLPSATATVDDVAGAVAWIGALA, encoded by the coding sequence GTGTCACGGATTCTGATCCTCGGCGGAACCGGGGAGGCGCGAGCGCTCGCCGCGGCGCTCGCCGACGTTCCGGGTGTCGAGGCCGTGTCCTCACTCGCGGGCCGGGTCCGTGATCCGCGCCTGCCCGCCGGTGAGGTGCGGATCGGCGGGTTCGGGGGAGCGGCCGGGCTTGCGGAGTGGTTGTGCGCGCATCCCGTCGACGCGATCGTCGATGCGACGCACCCGTTCGCGGCACAGATCACGCGCAACGCCGCCGACGCCGCGCACCGTCGCGGCATCCCGCTCGTCGTTCTCCGGCGCCCCGAATGGGCGCCGCGTCCCGGCGAACACTGGCACACCGCCCCGGACCTTGCTCGCGCCGCCGATCTGCTACCCGGCCTGGGAACGAGAATCTTCCTCACCATCGGCAGGCAGGGCGTCGATGTGTTCGCCGGCCTGCACGCACTGTGGTTCCTGATCCGCGCGATCGATCCACCCGACGTGGCGATGCCGCCGCAGTCGACCCTGCTCCTCGCCCGCGGGCCGTTCGCGGTGGCCGGCGAGACGGCATTGATGCGTGAGCACCGGATCGACGTTCTCGTGACCAAGAACAGCGGCGGCGGTCAGACCGACGCGAAACTGGACGCCGCGCGCGCCCTGGGCATCCCGGTGCTGATGATTCGCCGTCCACCGTTGCCGTCGGCGACGGCAACGGTCGACGACGTCGCGGGAGCCGTCGCCTGGATCGGCGCGCTCGCGTGA
- a CDS encoding bifunctional cobalt-precorrin-7 (C(5))-methyltransferase/cobalt-precorrin-6B (C(15))-methyltransferase, translating to MTDPIVVVGIGADGWDGLSPSARREIEVADVVMGSGRQLALIPETPALRVAWPSPLVPALPGLFEQHHGRRVCVLASGDPMFHGIGVTLVNLLGAERVRVIPHPSSATLACARLGWAAHETPVISLVNRPVDALLPELADATRLLVLSRDEHTPAAVADLLTGRGFGPSRLTVLGELGGPDESRLDGTASVWSHGPGPRLNVIAIDCRAESGAVRLTRLPGLPDAAFTGDGQMTKHEIRALTLCALAPAAGELLWDVGGGSGTVAIEWMRTHPRCRAVTFERSAARVDQIEANASALGVPSLTVFGDAPAAFEDVPPASSVPDAIFVGGGVTQDGLLGECWSRLRVGGRMVANAVTAESEALLLQWFSKCGGQLRKFQVYRGEPLGGFTAWRPQLPVAQWSVTKQSKGDAA from the coding sequence ATGACCGACCCGATCGTCGTCGTCGGGATCGGTGCCGACGGGTGGGACGGTCTGTCGCCGTCCGCGCGGCGCGAGATCGAAGTGGCCGACGTCGTGATGGGTTCGGGGCGTCAACTCGCCCTGATCCCCGAGACGCCGGCGCTGCGGGTGGCCTGGCCGTCGCCGCTGGTCCCGGCGCTGCCCGGCCTGTTCGAACAGCACCACGGCCGGCGGGTGTGCGTGCTGGCCAGCGGCGATCCGATGTTCCACGGGATCGGCGTCACCCTCGTGAACCTGCTCGGCGCGGAACGGGTGCGGGTGATCCCGCATCCTTCGTCGGCCACCCTGGCCTGCGCCCGCCTGGGTTGGGCGGCGCACGAGACACCGGTGATCAGTCTCGTGAATCGACCGGTCGACGCGCTCCTGCCGGAACTCGCCGACGCGACGCGACTGCTTGTGCTGAGCCGGGACGAGCACACTCCCGCCGCAGTGGCCGACCTGCTGACGGGACGGGGGTTCGGACCGTCGCGGCTCACCGTGCTCGGCGAACTGGGCGGACCGGACGAGTCGAGGCTCGACGGAACGGCGTCGGTGTGGTCGCACGGGCCGGGACCGCGGCTGAACGTGATCGCGATCGACTGCCGGGCCGAGTCCGGCGCCGTCCGGCTGACCCGGCTGCCGGGACTGCCCGACGCCGCGTTCACGGGTGACGGGCAGATGACCAAACACGAGATCCGCGCGCTGACGCTGTGCGCCCTCGCCCCCGCGGCGGGGGAGTTGCTGTGGGACGTGGGCGGGGGGTCCGGCACCGTCGCGATCGAATGGATGCGCACCCACCCGCGCTGCCGGGCAGTGACTTTCGAGCGCAGCGCGGCACGGGTCGATCAGATCGAGGCGAACGCGTCGGCGCTCGGGGTGCCGTCCCTCACCGTGTTCGGCGACGCACCCGCCGCGTTCGAGGACGTACCACCCGCGTCGTCCGTGCCGGACGCGATCTTCGTCGGTGGTGGCGTCACCCAGGACGGTCTGCTGGGCGAGTGCTGGTCCCGGCTTCGGGTCGGGGGCCGGATGGTGGCCAATGCGGTGACCGCGGAATCGGAAGCGCTTCTGCTGCAGTGGTTCTCGAAATGCGGTGGGCAGCTCCGCAAATTCCAGGTGTACCGAGGGGAGCCACTCGGCGGATTCACCGCGTGGCGGCCGCAACTGCCGGTGGCGCAGTGGTCGGTGACGAAACAGTCGAAAGGTGATGCGGCATGA
- a CDS encoding SDR family NAD(P)-dependent oxidoreductase: MSLGSKKNSGQPDEGVVLLLGGRSEIGLEIASRLAPGRTIVLAARRSTELAAERQSLLDAGASAVDCVEFDADDLDSHEKLLRSVVDTHGPLSVAVLAFGILGDQARAERDARHAVAVVHTDYVAQVSVLTHLATLLREQKSGRIVVFSSVAGVRVRRANYVYGSAKAGLDGFASGLGDALHGSGVSLLLIRSGFVIGRMTEGMSPAPMSSTPGQVADAVVRGLYRGASRVWVPGRLRPVFFVMRLLPQAIWRRMPR, translated from the coding sequence GTGAGCCTGGGATCGAAGAAGAACAGCGGACAGCCCGACGAGGGAGTGGTACTCCTGCTCGGTGGTCGCAGCGAGATCGGCCTCGAGATCGCCTCCCGGCTCGCGCCCGGCCGCACGATCGTCCTCGCCGCCCGCCGCAGCACCGAACTCGCCGCCGAGCGGCAGTCGCTGCTCGACGCGGGCGCGTCCGCGGTGGACTGCGTGGAATTCGACGCCGACGACCTCGACAGCCACGAGAAGCTGCTGCGGTCCGTCGTGGACACGCACGGCCCGCTGTCGGTCGCGGTCCTCGCCTTCGGCATCCTCGGCGACCAGGCGCGCGCCGAGCGGGACGCGCGGCACGCCGTGGCCGTCGTGCACACCGACTACGTCGCGCAGGTCAGTGTCCTCACGCATCTCGCGACCCTGCTCCGTGAGCAGAAATCGGGACGGATCGTGGTCTTCTCGTCCGTCGCCGGTGTGCGCGTGCGCCGCGCCAACTATGTGTACGGGTCGGCGAAAGCCGGTCTCGACGGGTTCGCCTCCGGTCTCGGCGACGCCCTCCACGGCAGCGGTGTGTCCCTGCTGCTGATCCGGTCCGGGTTCGTCATCGGGCGGATGACCGAGGGCATGTCGCCGGCGCCGATGTCGAGCACGCCGGGACAGGTCGCGGACGCGGTCGTGCGGGGTCTGTACCGCGGCGCGAGCCGAGTCTGGGTGCCGGGCCGGTTGCGGCCCGTGTTCTTCGTCATGCGACTGCTGCCGCAGGCGATCTGGCGCCGGATGCCGCGATGA
- the cobM gene encoding precorrin-4 C(11)-methyltransferase translates to MTVYFIGAGPGAADLITVRAQRIIATSPVCLYAGSLVPQELLAECPEGARVIDTARLSLDEIVALLIEADAAGQDVARLHSGDPSIFSAVAEQVRRLESAGVAHTVVPGVPAFTAAAASLGRELTVPGVSQSIVLTRVSTLSTAMPEGEDLRSLGRSGATMVVHLGAHRIDQIAEELIENYGRDCPAAVVAFASRPDEIVLRGTLATIADQVKAAGVTKTAVVIVGKVLAAEGFPDSYLYSATRERTTH, encoded by the coding sequence ATGACCGTGTATTTCATCGGAGCGGGTCCCGGCGCGGCCGACCTGATCACGGTCCGTGCGCAGCGGATCATCGCGACCAGCCCCGTCTGCCTGTACGCGGGCAGCCTCGTCCCGCAGGAACTCCTGGCGGAGTGCCCCGAGGGTGCGCGGGTGATCGACACGGCGCGTCTGAGTCTCGACGAGATCGTCGCCCTGCTGATCGAGGCCGACGCTGCGGGTCAGGACGTCGCCCGACTGCACTCGGGTGACCCGTCGATTTTCAGTGCCGTCGCCGAACAGGTCCGCCGGCTCGAGTCCGCCGGGGTCGCGCACACGGTGGTGCCCGGGGTGCCCGCGTTCACCGCGGCGGCGGCGTCGCTGGGGCGGGAACTGACCGTCCCCGGTGTCTCGCAGTCGATTGTCCTGACCCGCGTGTCCACATTGTCCACCGCGATGCCGGAGGGTGAGGACCTGCGGTCCCTCGGCCGCAGCGGCGCCACGATGGTGGTGCACCTGGGGGCGCACCGGATCGATCAGATCGCCGAGGAACTTATCGAGAACTACGGTCGCGACTGTCCCGCGGCCGTCGTCGCGTTCGCGTCGCGTCCCGACGAGATCGTGCTGCGGGGCACCCTTGCCACGATCGCCGATCAGGTGAAGGCGGCGGGCGTCACGAAGACTGCCGTGGTGATCGTCGGTAAAGTGCTTGCTGCCGAAGGGTTTCCGGACAGCTACCTGTATTCCGCCACCCGCGAGCGCACCACCCACTGA